The following proteins come from a genomic window of Anaerobutyricum hallii:
- the hemL gene encoding glutamate-1-semialdehyde 2,1-aminomutase, protein MNTVKSEELYKIALDLMPGGVNSPVRAFGAVGRNPLFIDHAKGSYVYDVDGNKFIDYVCSWGPGILGHSHPEVLEEVVKACFDGLTFGAPTGKENQLAQLVQECVPSMEMMRMVSSGTEATMSAIRAARGFTGRDKIIKFKGCYHGHSDGLLVQAGSAALTQSVPDSSGVPASFAEQTLVALYNDKDSVRELFENNKDQIAALIVEPVAANMGVVIPDDDFLPFLREITEENGTILIFDEVITGFRLGVGGAQEWFGIKPDLSTFGKIVGGGMPMAIYGGRRDIMKNISPTGKVYQAGTLSGNPIATTAGIKTLEILRDHPELYTKIEANTKKLAEAYKVRAEKQGIAIHVNQIGSLMSAFFTGENVKDYAGATSSDTKAYADYFNYMLENGIYVAPSQFEAMFISAAHSDEDIQRTIDVLTK, encoded by the coding sequence TTGAACACAGTAAAATCAGAAGAGCTATATAAAATTGCACTTGATTTGATGCCAGGTGGTGTAAACTCACCGGTCAGAGCATTTGGTGCAGTAGGAAGGAATCCTTTATTTATTGACCACGCAAAGGGTTCCTATGTTTATGATGTAGATGGAAATAAGTTTATTGATTATGTTTGTTCCTGGGGACCTGGAATTCTTGGACATTCTCATCCGGAAGTACTTGAAGAAGTAGTAAAAGCCTGCTTTGACGGTCTGACTTTTGGGGCACCGACAGGTAAGGAGAATCAGCTTGCACAGCTTGTGCAGGAATGTGTGCCATCCATGGAAATGATGCGTATGGTAAGTTCCGGAACAGAGGCTACGATGAGTGCGATTCGTGCTGCCAGAGGATTTACCGGAAGAGATAAGATCATTAAGTTTAAGGGATGTTATCATGGACATTCCGATGGATTATTAGTGCAGGCTGGTTCTGCAGCATTAACACAGTCTGTACCGGACAGCAGTGGAGTTCCTGCTTCTTTTGCAGAGCAGACTTTAGTTGCTCTTTATAATGATAAAGATTCTGTCAGAGAGTTATTCGAGAACAATAAAGATCAGATCGCAGCACTTATCGTGGAGCCGGTTGCAGCGAATATGGGCGTTGTTATTCCAGATGATGATTTTCTTCCTTTCCTTCGTGAGATTACAGAGGAGAATGGAACAATTCTTATATTTGATGAAGTTATCACCGGATTCCGTCTTGGTGTCGGTGGTGCTCAGGAATGGTTTGGTATTAAGCCGGATCTGTCTACTTTCGGAAAGATTGTTGGTGGTGGAATGCCAATGGCGATCTACGGAGGACGCAGAGATATCATGAAGAACATTTCCCCAACAGGAAAGGTTTATCAGGCAGGTACGTTATCCGGTAATCCGATTGCGACAACAGCCGGAATTAAGACATTAGAGATTTTAAGAGATCATCCGGAACTTTATACAAAGATTGAGGCAAATACAAAGAAGCTTGCCGAAGCTTATAAGGTAAGAGCAGAGAAACAGGGTATTGCTATTCATGTAAATCAGATTGGTTCCCTTATGAGCGCTTTCTTTACAGGAGAGAATGTGAAGGATTATGCGGGAGCAACTTCTTCTGATACGAAGGCTTATGCAGATTACTTTAACTATATGTTAGAAAATGGTATCTATGTAGCCCCATCACAGTTTGAGGCAATGTTTATTTCTGCTGCACATAGTGATGAGGATATTCAGAGAACAATTGATGTGCTTACGAAGTAA
- the hemC gene encoding hydroxymethylbilane synthase codes for MKNIIKIGTRKSKLALIQTDIVKDKIKQAFPELEVEIVKIDTKGDQILDKSLTSFGGKGVFTAELEAELLSGEIDIAVHSAKDMPMDFPEGLGIGAVLDRADVRDTFVTTTGKTLEELEPGSIVGTSSLRRELLIKEINPYVTIKLLRGNVQTRLSKLRDGQYDGIILAAAGIERLGYEKEEGLHYQYLDPDVFLPAAGQGILAVESRTEDAEMEEILAAIHSEKAECLLMAERAFLKTIGGSCNAPAAALCREENGEFSMRAMYVKDGIHSRKTYMTVNIKDALAEKEADSKPIAGATAAVTVSVEETAARKSKVEIATELGISVAHEVNKGMVYLVGAGPGDEDLMTRKGLKLLREADVVVYDNLASSSLLNEVRDDAELIYAGKRSSNHHLKQYETNELLVKLALEGKNVVRLKGGDPYIFGRGGEEGQELREAGVDFEIVPGISSSYSVPAYCGIPVTHRDFASSFHVITGHEGNHKNGVSVLNYETLAKEEGTLIFLMGLKNLPNIVASLMENGKDPATPVGVLQEGTTARQRVATGTLADIVEVVEREGIKTPAITVVGDVVSLRQVLDWYGHKPLSGKSVLVTGTTSMVDRLSPILKEEGAEAISFSLIRTERMRLPELDLALKEIDKYKWIVFTSANGVECFFEEMQEIRKDIRDLAHIRFAVIGDGTKKALEDHGIFCDFIPTAYSSKDMAEAMVPHIGKDERVLLLRAEEANRVLPDALKEAGIPHTCISLYHTVNDERKAEELNRLIKMVDYVTFASSSAVRAFVSMVDNLDDVKGKYISIGPVTTKTAEENGLSIERTAVVYTARGMVETMIQDVAEEGRK; via the coding sequence ATGAAAAATATCATCAAAATCGGAACAAGAAAGAGCAAACTGGCTCTGATACAGACCGATATTGTAAAAGATAAAATAAAACAGGCATTTCCTGAACTTGAAGTGGAAATCGTAAAGATTGATACGAAGGGAGACCAGATTCTTGATAAGTCTCTTACATCTTTTGGCGGTAAAGGGGTATTTACTGCGGAACTTGAAGCAGAACTTCTTTCCGGAGAAATCGATATTGCAGTTCACAGTGCGAAGGATATGCCGATGGATTTCCCGGAAGGTTTAGGAATTGGCGCTGTTCTTGACAGAGCGGATGTCAGAGATACGTTTGTAACGACAACCGGTAAAACTTTAGAAGAATTAGAGCCGGGAAGTATTGTTGGAACAAGTTCTTTACGAAGAGAATTATTAATTAAAGAAATCAATCCATATGTAACGATCAAGCTTCTTCGTGGGAATGTACAGACACGTTTAAGTAAGCTTCGTGACGGGCAGTATGACGGAATTATTCTTGCGGCAGCTGGTATCGAAAGACTTGGATATGAAAAAGAAGAAGGATTGCATTACCAGTATCTTGACCCGGATGTATTTCTTCCGGCAGCAGGTCAGGGAATCCTCGCAGTAGAGAGTCGTACAGAAGATGCCGAGATGGAAGAAATCCTTGCAGCGATCCACAGCGAGAAAGCAGAATGTCTTCTCATGGCAGAGAGAGCTTTCTTAAAGACAATCGGCGGAAGCTGTAATGCACCGGCTGCTGCACTTTGTCGTGAGGAAAATGGCGAATTTTCCATGCGTGCTATGTATGTGAAAGATGGAATTCATAGTAGAAAAACATATATGACGGTAAATATTAAAGATGCTTTAGCGGAAAAAGAGGCAGACAGCAAGCCAATAGCTGGGGCGACAGCAGCAGTAACAGTTTCCGTAGAAGAAACTGCAGCAAGAAAAAGCAAAGTAGAAATAGCAACAGAATTGGGTATCAGCGTTGCCCACGAAGTAAACAAAGGCATGGTATATCTGGTTGGTGCAGGTCCTGGTGATGAAGATCTGATGACAAGAAAAGGACTTAAGCTTTTAAGAGAGGCAGATGTTGTTGTTTATGATAATCTTGCATCCAGTTCTCTTTTAAATGAAGTGAGAGATGATGCAGAACTTATTTATGCCGGAAAGCGTTCTTCCAATCACCATTTAAAACAGTATGAGACAAATGAACTTTTAGTAAAGCTTGCTTTAGAAGGCAAGAATGTTGTCCGCTTAAAGGGTGGTGACCCATATATCTTTGGACGAGGCGGTGAGGAAGGTCAGGAACTTAGAGAAGCCGGAGTTGATTTTGAAATCGTACCAGGAATTTCTTCTTCCTATTCTGTTCCTGCATACTGCGGTATACCGGTAACGCATCGTGATTTTGCTTCTTCTTTCCATGTGATTACAGGACATGAAGGAAATCATAAAAATGGTGTGAGTGTACTGAATTATGAAACACTTGCCAAAGAGGAAGGTACGTTGATTTTCCTTATGGGACTTAAAAATCTTCCAAATATCGTAGCTTCTCTTATGGAGAATGGAAAAGATCCTGCAACACCGGTTGGTGTACTTCAGGAAGGAACAACGGCAAGACAGCGTGTTGCGACAGGAACACTTGCGGATATTGTAGAGGTTGTAGAGCGCGAGGGAATTAAGACTCCTGCGATTACGGTTGTTGGTGATGTCGTAAGTTTACGTCAGGTACTTGACTGGTATGGGCATAAACCATTATCAGGTAAGAGCGTCCTTGTAACAGGAACCACTTCCATGGTAGACCGACTTTCTCCGATTTTGAAAGAAGAAGGAGCAGAAGCAATCTCCTTTAGTTTGATTCGTACCGAAAGGATGAGACTTCCTGAGCTGGATCTTGCATTGAAAGAAATAGATAAGTATAAATGGATTGTATTTACCAGTGCCAATGGTGTGGAATGTTTCTTTGAAGAAATGCAGGAAATCCGAAAAGATATTAGAGATTTAGCGCATATTCGCTTTGCTGTTATTGGAGACGGAACGAAAAAAGCATTGGAAGACCATGGAATTTTCTGTGATTTTATTCCGACAGCATATTCTTCAAAAGATATGGCAGAGGCGATGGTTCCTCATATCGGAAAAGATGAACGTGTTCTTCTCCTTCGTGCAGAGGAAGCAAACAGAGTACTTCCAGATGCATTAAAAGAAGCAGGAATTCCTCATACCTGTATTTCCCTTTACCATACAGTAAATGATGAGAGAAAGGCAGAGGAGCTGAACCGTCTGATCAAAATGGTTGATTACGTGACATTTGCAAGCTCAAGTGCTGTTCGTGCCTTTGTATCTATGGTAGATAACCTTGATGATGTAAAAGGCAAATATATCAGTATTGGTCCGGTTACAACAAAGACAGCGGAGGAGAATGGTCTCTCCATCGAGAGAACCGCTGTTGTATACACTGCCAGAGGTATGGTGGAAACAATGATTCAGGATGTAGCGGAAGAAGGTCGAAAATAA
- the cobT gene encoding nicotinate-nucleotide--dimethylbenzimidazole phosphoribosyltransferase, with product MTLEEAIKKIQPLDEEAMEYTRARWNTLGKPLHSLGRLEEMVTQFAGIYRDKKPHLGKKAVIVMAADNGVVAEGVTQTGQEVTKTVTENMTKHNATICIMSSMSGADVYPVDIGIATDCDNPGVLSRKIKYGTDNMAKGPAMSREEAIKAIEVGIDTVAELKEKGYNVFATGEMGIGNTTTSSAVCSVLLDQSVEKVTGKGAGLTNKDLEHKIEVIKQSIALNQVDANDPLDVLSKVGGLDIAGMVGCYIGGAALQVPVFIDGFISSVAALIAIRLVPECAPYLFPSHCSNEPAGHLILDAIGKEPYILANMCLGEGTGAVMGFTIADYAFKAYWELPSFEQTNFGTYEELN from the coding sequence ATGACTCTGGAGGAAGCGATTAAAAAGATTCAACCTTTAGATGAAGAGGCGATGGAATATACACGAGCAAGATGGAATACACTTGGAAAGCCTCTTCACAGTCTGGGAAGGCTCGAAGAAATGGTGACACAGTTTGCCGGAATTTACCGGGATAAGAAACCGCATTTAGGGAAAAAAGCAGTTATTGTTATGGCGGCTGATAATGGTGTTGTAGCAGAGGGAGTTACCCAGACAGGACAGGAAGTAACAAAAACAGTAACAGAAAATATGACAAAGCATAATGCGACAATCTGTATTATGTCTTCCATGAGTGGAGCAGATGTGTATCCTGTTGATATCGGAATTGCAACTGATTGTGATAATCCGGGAGTCCTTTCAAGAAAGATTAAATACGGAACCGACAACATGGCAAAAGGACCGGCAATGTCAAGAGAGGAAGCAATCAAAGCAATCGAAGTTGGCATTGATACAGTAGCTGAGTTAAAAGAAAAAGGATATAATGTGTTTGCTACCGGAGAAATGGGAATCGGTAATACAACAACAAGTAGTGCCGTCTGTTCTGTTTTATTAGATCAGAGTGTAGAAAAAGTAACCGGAAAAGGTGCCGGTCTTACGAATAAAGATTTAGAACATAAAATAGAAGTGATCAAGCAGAGTATCGCTTTAAATCAGGTGGATGCGAATGATCCGCTTGATGTTCTTTCTAAAGTAGGTGGTCTTGACATTGCTGGTATGGTTGGCTGTTATATCGGTGGAGCGGCATTACAAGTGCCGGTATTCATCGATGGATTTATTTCTTCCGTAGCAGCTCTGATCGCTATTCGTTTGGTACCGGAATGTGCACCATATCTTTTCCCATCCCACTGTTCGAATGAGCCAGCCGGACATTTAATCCTTGATGCGATTGGCAAAGAACCATATATACTTGCCAATATGTGTCTTGGAGAGGGAACCGGAGCGGTTATGGGATTTACGATCGCAGATTATGCATTTAAAGCGTACTGGGAATTACCTAGCTTTGAACAGACAAACTTTGGTACTTATGAAGAATTGAATTAA
- the cobS gene encoding adenosylcobinamide-GDP ribazoletransferase has translation MKTQIKRFLLTLGFMTRIPVNVDLGEVKDEDMHKGFLYYPVVGLILGLCDMAVFLLVSLILPEVFGILFAMLANLCLTGAFHLDGLSDTADGIYSARTRERMLEIMKDSRIGTNGAVAMCFDLALKFAGIYYSDIRWLMILLMPIAGKMVQGAIVYKAIYPREKGIGIYVGTVSLGTVIGTVILGLIAMVLAFSYWGILIFAILFGFAYLFRVYITGKIGGITGDVMGAGSELAEVLLLLVVITLTKYTGMVPLSLFVF, from the coding sequence ATGAAGACACAAATAAAGCGTTTCTTGTTAACTCTTGGTTTTATGACAAGAATCCCTGTTAATGTAGATCTTGGAGAAGTAAAAGATGAAGATATGCATAAAGGATTTCTATATTATCCGGTTGTTGGTCTGATTCTTGGACTTTGTGATATGGCAGTATTTTTGCTCGTCAGCCTTATTTTGCCGGAAGTATTCGGAATACTTTTTGCGATGCTGGCAAATCTTTGCCTGACAGGTGCATTTCATTTAGATGGTCTTTCGGATACTGCCGATGGAATTTATTCGGCAAGAACGAGAGAAAGGATGCTTGAAATTATGAAAGACAGCCGTATCGGAACAAACGGTGCGGTGGCGATGTGTTTTGATCTGGCACTGAAATTTGCCGGCATCTATTACAGTGACATCCGCTGGCTGATGATTCTTCTTATGCCGATTGCCGGTAAGATGGTACAGGGAGCAATCGTATATAAAGCTATTTACCCACGTGAAAAAGGGATCGGTATTTATGTAGGAACCGTTAGTCTGGGAACCGTAATCGGAACGGTGATTTTAGGACTGATAGCAATGGTACTGGCATTTTCATACTGGGGAATTCTCATCTTTGCTATCCTTTTTGGATTTGCTTATCTTTTCCGGGTGTATATCACAGGAAAGATTGGTGGAATTACCGGAGATGTTATGGGAGCCGGGAGTGAACTTGCGGAAGTATTATTACTTCTCGTAGTGATAACGCTTACAAAGTATACAGGAATGGTACCGTTATCCTTGTTTGTTTTTTAA
- the cobM gene encoding precorrin-4 C(11)-methyltransferase, translating into MVHFIGAGPGDPELLTIKGKKLIDQADVIIYAGSLVNKEVLAGAKEGAEIYNSATMTLEEVIEVMKKAEAEGKMTARVHTGDPAVFGAHREQMDELSRLGIDYDVIPGVSSFLATAAALKKEYTLPGVSQTVILTRMEGRTPMPPKEKLRDLAKHNSTMIIFLSVGMIEQLADTLKEEYREDTPVAVVYKASWEDQKIVIGNLTNVAQKVKEAGITKTALTVVGDFLGDEYELSKLYDKTFTHEFRQAKE; encoded by the coding sequence ATGGTACATTTTATTGGAGCAGGCCCTGGAGACCCGGAATTACTTACAATTAAAGGAAAGAAGCTGATTGATCAGGCAGATGTAATTATCTATGCCGGTTCTCTGGTAAATAAAGAAGTGCTTGCCGGAGCAAAAGAGGGTGCAGAGATTTATAACAGTGCAACAATGACTTTGGAAGAAGTTATTGAAGTAATGAAAAAGGCAGAGGCAGAAGGAAAGATGACAGCTCGTGTTCATACGGGAGATCCTGCTGTTTTTGGTGCGCACAGAGAGCAGATGGATGAACTTTCCCGTCTTGGAATCGACTATGATGTTATTCCGGGGGTTAGTTCCTTCCTTGCAACTGCAGCAGCATTGAAGAAAGAATATACCTTACCGGGAGTATCTCAGACAGTCATTCTTACAAGAATGGAAGGAAGAACTCCAATGCCGCCAAAGGAAAAGTTAAGAGATCTGGCAAAACATAATTCTACGATGATTATTTTCCTCAGTGTAGGAATGATTGAGCAGCTTGCAGATACTCTGAAAGAAGAGTACAGGGAGGATACGCCGGTTGCTGTTGTATACAAAGCTTCCTGGGAAGACCAGAAGATTGTGATCGGTAATCTGACAAATGTCGCACAGAAAGTAAAAGAGGCAGGCATCACAAAGACAGCGCTTACCGTTGTAGGTGATTTCCTTGGAGATGAGTACGAACTTTCCAAACTTTACGATAAGACATTTACACACGAATTCAGACAGGCAAAAGAGTAA
- a CDS encoding RecQ family ATP-dependent DNA helicase — MPTGAGKSLCYQVPALMLDGITIVVSPLISLMTDQVKALNQAGVHAAYINSSLTENQIRTALFYAAQGRYKIIYVAPERLNTMRFLEFVCQVDISMVTVDEAHCISQWGQDFRPSYVGIADFLAQLPKRPVVSAFTATATERVKQDIMGSLRLQNPVTVVTGFDRPNLFFRVVTRKGGKETDNSVLNYVKKHEDESGIIYCATKKNVDKIYELLQQYGIAAGHYHAGLSLEERKKNQDDFTYDRIRVMVATNAFGMGIDKSNVRYVLHYNMPQSLEYYYQEAGRAGRDGEEAECVLFFSKQDIMINKRLLEYKSTESIESDPQVRRNDYQKLNRMIDYCETQQCLRQFILSYFGDNSPCTCDKCSNCVVVEDEAEENYIQTKKEKKKAFRLANLTPKGQELFEQLRKCRTELAAEKGVPPYIICSDKTLTDMCAKCPVDNEDMETVYGMGVQKIQSYGEHFTKIIIDFLEEQSAAGGADAETLQLTTELKPEQIEETTGITVETPPARKKKLPFYIAPGKLDEVELTDTCMISELTNRINELCDEEDQKNRKKLTAAFVNTLLIQKGYIEEATEGEEKVKHVTEKGKKAGIKEEERQGKYGRKYYALIHTRESQEMILGELRDYLSNLQGE; from the coding sequence ATGCCAACAGGTGCAGGAAAGTCTCTGTGTTATCAGGTTCCAGCACTGATGTTAGACGGGATTACGATAGTAGTTTCGCCGCTTATTTCCCTGATGACAGATCAGGTTAAGGCGTTAAATCAGGCCGGTGTTCATGCGGCATATATTAATAGTTCGCTTACGGAGAATCAGATACGGACTGCCCTTTTTTATGCGGCGCAGGGAAGATATAAGATTATTTATGTAGCTCCAGAGAGGCTGAATACGATGCGTTTTCTGGAGTTTGTATGCCAGGTGGATATTTCTATGGTGACGGTGGATGAGGCGCATTGTATTTCCCAGTGGGGACAGGATTTCCGTCCAAGTTATGTTGGAATTGCGGATTTTCTTGCACAGTTACCAAAGCGTCCGGTTGTAAGTGCATTTACTGCAACAGCAACGGAACGAGTAAAACAGGATATTATGGGAAGTCTGCGTTTGCAAAATCCAGTGACAGTTGTGACAGGATTTGACCGACCGAATCTGTTCTTTCGCGTAGTGACCCGAAAGGGTGGAAAAGAGACCGACAACAGTGTTCTTAATTATGTCAAAAAGCATGAAGACGAAAGTGGAATCATTTATTGTGCAACGAAAAAGAATGTAGACAAAATATATGAACTTTTGCAGCAGTATGGCATTGCGGCAGGGCATTATCATGCAGGATTATCTTTAGAGGAACGAAAGAAAAATCAGGACGATTTTACCTATGACCGGATTCGTGTTATGGTAGCGACAAATGCATTTGGAATGGGTATTGATAAATCAAATGTCCGATATGTGCTGCATTATAACATGCCACAAAGCCTTGAATACTATTATCAGGAAGCGGGGCGTGCCGGACGTGACGGGGAAGAAGCAGAGTGTGTATTATTCTTTTCCAAGCAGGATATTATGATAAATAAGAGGCTTTTAGAATATAAGAGTACAGAAAGTATAGAGAGTGACCCGCAGGTACGGAGAAACGATTATCAAAAGTTAAATCGGATGATTGATTACTGCGAAACACAACAGTGCCTGCGCCAGTTTATTTTGTCGTATTTTGGGGATAACAGTCCATGTACTTGCGATAAGTGCAGCAACTGTGTGGTTGTAGAAGATGAGGCAGAGGAGAATTACATCCAGACCAAAAAGGAAAAGAAAAAAGCGTTTCGGCTTGCCAATCTGACTCCGAAAGGGCAGGAATTGTTCGAGCAGCTTCGTAAGTGCAGGACAGAACTTGCTGCAGAAAAAGGAGTTCCACCATATATAATCTGTTCCGATAAGACATTAACAGATATGTGTGCAAAATGTCCTGTAGACAATGAAGATATGGAAACAGTGTACGGAATGGGTGTGCAGAAAATTCAAAGTTATGGGGAACATTTTACCAAAATCATTATAGACTTTTTAGAAGAACAGAGTGCAGCCGGTGGAGCAGATGCAGAAACTCTGCAATTAACAACAGAGTTAAAACCAGAACAAATAGAGGAAACAACAGGAATAACAGTAGAAACTCCTCCTGCAAGAAAAAAGAAACTGCCATTTTATATCGCACCGGGAAAATTAGACGAAGTGGAACTGACCGATACCTGTATGATTTCAGAACTCACAAACCGGATTAACGAACTTTGTGACGAAGAAGACCAGAAAAACCGCAAAAAACTAACAGCAGCATTTGTCAATACCTTACTGATACAAAAAGGATATATTGAAGAAGCCACAGAAGGCGAAGAAAAAGTAAAACATGTAACAGAAAAAGGAAAAAAAGCCGGAATCAAGGAAGAAGAACGACAAGGTAAGTATGGAAGAAAGTATTACGCATTAATTCATACGAGGGAGAGTCAGGAGATGATTTTGGGAGAACTTCGAGACTATTTGTCCAATTTGCAGGGAGAATAA
- the hemA gene encoding glutamyl-tRNA reductase: MGIQIISISHKIAPLHVREMFAFTEEQQKHMMQKITEHLEVSECIVLSTCNRTEMYVYSDSESKGCVFNLMEDTLLGEAGAQEEEDIGNYLLFYHGEKAIHHLFQVTAGLDSMVIGEDQILGQVKTAHKQAREAGTTGVYLNTFFRMAVTGAKKVKTETELSKTSVSTATLALKVAEEELGTLKDKKVLIIGATGKIGGIVLMNLESLHQADIYVTTRKNKLINTKHGNDDFTTIDYEDRYNYLDQMDVVISATSSPHYTLTYSKMKKQLVTAKRRVFVDLAVPMDIEAKISAVDDTCYYNIDDFTRIAKENNQKKLREAEAASGILDEYELQFEQWMVFQKSLSVMGKVRDNFVKVAEHKGVEKAFDHFFYWVRENNTPEDLETFFHCLNH; this comes from the coding sequence ATGGGTATACAGATAATTAGTATCAGTCATAAAATAGCCCCTCTTCATGTAAGAGAAATGTTTGCATTTACCGAGGAGCAGCAAAAACATATGATGCAGAAGATAACAGAACATCTTGAAGTTTCGGAATGTATCGTGTTATCTACATGCAACCGGACAGAAATGTATGTGTATTCTGATTCGGAAAGCAAGGGATGTGTATTTAATCTGATGGAGGATACTCTGCTTGGAGAAGCGGGTGCACAGGAGGAAGAAGATATTGGAAATTATCTTTTGTTCTATCATGGAGAAAAGGCAATCCATCATCTTTTTCAGGTGACTGCAGGTCTTGATTCAATGGTAATTGGGGAAGACCAGATTCTTGGTCAGGTAAAGACAGCACATAAGCAGGCAAGAGAAGCCGGAACAACGGGAGTGTATCTGAATACATTTTTCCGTATGGCGGTTACAGGAGCTAAGAAAGTAAAGACAGAAACAGAACTTTCAAAGACTTCTGTATCGACAGCGACACTTGCGCTTAAAGTGGCAGAGGAAGAGCTTGGCACATTAAAAGATAAGAAGGTTCTCATTATCGGTGCGACAGGTAAAATCGGAGGAATCGTGCTGATGAATCTGGAATCGCTTCATCAGGCAGATATTTATGTTACGACAAGAAAGAATAAGCTGATTAATACAAAGCATGGAAATGATGATTTTACAACGATTGATTATGAGGACAGATATAACTATTTAGATCAGATGGATGTTGTGATCAGTGCGACATCCAGTCCACATTATACACTGACATACAGCAAGATGAAGAAGCAGTTAGTGACAGCGAAAAGAAGAGTGTTTGTCGATCTGGCTGTGCCAATGGATATCGAAGCGAAGATCAGTGCGGTGGATGACACCTGCTACTATAATATTGATGATTTCACAAGAATCGCAAAGGAGAATAATCAGAAGAAGCTAAGAGAAGCAGAAGCCGCATCAGGAATTCTTGATGAGTATGAGCTTCAGTTTGAGCAGTGGATGGTATTCCAGAAGTCACTGTCCGTCATGGGAAAGGTCAGAGACAATTTTGTAAAAGTAGCAGAGCATAAAGGCGTGGAAAAGGCATTTGATCATTTCTTTTACTGGGTACGTGAGAATAATACTCCGGAAGATTTAGAAACCTTTTTCCATTGCTTAAATCATTAA
- the cobJ gene encoding precorrin-3B C(17)-methyltransferase, with protein MGKLYAVGFGPGGYEHMTAKAIDVIKNADVITGYTTYVEMLKKFFPDKEYVATPMTKEMDRCRMAVDLAAEGKTVAMVSSGDSGIYGMAGILLEIANEKKADVEIETVPGVTAASAAASVLGAPLMHDFTIISLSDLMTPYSLIMKRVDCAGQGDFIVCLYNPKSKKRADYVEKAAEILMKYRDGKTPVGIVRHAGREEESSYITTLDAVKDAPIDMFSIVIVGNSNTYVRDGKMITPRGYEDKYGFANVE; from the coding sequence ATGGGTAAGTTATATGCAGTTGGGTTTGGTCCTGGTGGATACGAACATATGACAGCAAAAGCGATTGATGTAATTAAAAATGCAGATGTGATTACAGGATATACTACATATGTAGAGATGCTGAAAAAGTTTTTCCCGGATAAGGAATATGTAGCAACTCCGATGACAAAGGAGATGGATCGCTGCCGTATGGCAGTTGATCTTGCTGCAGAAGGGAAAACGGTAGCAATGGTAAGTTCCGGAGACAGTGGAATTTATGGAATGGCAGGAATTCTTTTAGAAATTGCAAATGAAAAGAAAGCGGATGTAGAAATAGAAACAGTTCCGGGTGTGACAGCGGCAAGTGCGGCAGCCTCCGTTCTTGGTGCTCCACTGATGCATGACTTTACAATCATCAGTTTGAGTGATCTGATGACACCATATTCTCTTATTATGAAGAGAGTGGATTGTGCAGGACAGGGTGATTTCATTGTATGTCTCTATAATCCAAAGAGTAAAAAGAGAGCAGACTATGTGGAAAAGGCAGCCGAGATTCTTATGAAATATCGTGATGGAAAGACTCCTGTCGGCATTGTCCGCCATGCAGGAAGAGAAGAAGAATCTTCTTATATTACAACATTAGATGCGGTAAAAGATGCACCGATCGATATGTTTAGTATCGTTATTGTCGGAAATTCCAATACATATGTACGCGATGGAAAGATGATTACACCAAGAGGATATGAAGATAAATACGGATTCGCGAACGTAGAATAG